A genomic region of Vigna radiata var. radiata cultivar VC1973A unplaced genomic scaffold, Vradiata_ver6 scaffold_339, whole genome shotgun sequence contains the following coding sequences:
- the LOC106778394 gene encoding kinesin-like protein KIN-4C produces the protein MENHDALQCVRVAVNVRPLITSELMLGCTDCITVVAGEPQVQIGSHAFTYDYVYGSSGSPSSTIYNDCVAPLVDALFHGYNATVLAYGQTGSGKTYTMGTNYTGEENAGGIIPKVMETIFKRVQTMKESSEFLIRVSFIEIFKEEVFDLLDPIQSRGDVVSIAKSAAPSRVPIQIRETVNGGITLAGVTEAEVKTKEEMSSYLSRGSLARATGSTNMNSQSSRSHAIFTITMEQKSGDDVLCAKLHLVDLAGSERAKRTGADGMRLKEGIHINKGLLALGNVISALGDERKRKEGGHVPYRDSKLTRLLQDSLGGNSKTVMIACVSPADTNAEETLNTLKYANRARNIQNKAVINRDPVGAQMQRMRSQIEQLQSELLLYKGDTGGAFDELQILKHKISLLEASNAELQRELQDRRVTCESLAQRACDAQVEKDRLVMKIESIRNGKSWDEIESNSHEDYDLVKSYVSKIQDLEGELQRLKNSNAKSRHFDDWVDTDDSGFGSKNVLFACGNEYSSDCEAKSVDIADDMEDHAKEIEHSSLQEKLDRELKELDKKLEQKEAEMKMFNNADTSVLKHHYEKKVLELEQEKKFLQKEIEELRCNLANISSTSDDGAQKLKEEYLQKLNALEAQVSVLKKKQEAQAQLLRQKQKSDEAAKRLQDEIHKIKSHKVQLQHKIKQESEQFRLWKASREKEVLQLKKEGRRNEYEMHKLLALNQRQKMVLQRKTEEASLATKRLKELLESRKTSRESAVGGNGPGIQALMQAIEHELEVTVRVHEVRSAHERQMEERAKMANEIARLKEEADMMKMNNSSDGVVSMSPGARNSRIFALEKMINSSSTTLLSMASQLSEAEERERVFSGKGRWNQVRSLAEAKNLMNHLFNLASSSRCLLRDREVICREKDMEIRDLKEKIVRLSCSYRQVEKQKSELINQLKLLSAMRYSESEGYHDMNVGGHKYDLRKMENRRSTILLEDMDLSISDTESDDYVPEDVTDDEWVQSVKKLHFKKRKSRSSVSMENNPSNISSEDGKDNSTEGNGGASGETASDMCCSCSKSSSCKTNKCKCRAMGGTCGSSCGCLVSKCANRSSISSEAQVEGSGNDSSIEEADKNRLLAAQGAELLQGALVEGPADAHPDNHGPRKPLSDIGNTLAKSNAQKTNQRKKWRKSTVPTVVVVPDPPSTQSDNAEVPKKETNSISEPNISTNVPQKVLSSRPENVPAAPKVEKNVTETDIPLRIPRAMRKQASSNGGGLPLGDVNGSKPEESFNKESEVSEARSPLKQKGTLEKENSGRY, from the exons ATGGAAAACCACGATGCGCTGCAGTGCGTCCGTGTTGCTGTCAACGTCCGGCCTCTGATTACGTCCGAGCTTATGCTCGGGTGTACAGATTGTATCACCGTTGTTGCTGGTGAACCTCAG GTGCAAATTGGGTCACATGCTTTCACTTATGACTATGTCTATGGTAGTTCGGGATCTCCGTCGTCTACAATATACAATGATTGTGTAGCTCCCCTTGTAGATGCACTTTTTCACGGCTACAACGCAACTGTTCTTGCTTATGGGCAG ACCGGATCTGGGAAGACATACACCATGGGCACCAATTACACTGGAGAAGAAAATGCAGGTGGTATTATACCCAAGGTGATGGAGACAATATTCAAGAGGGTTCAGACTATGAAGGAATCATCGGAGTTTTTAATCAGGGTATCGTTTATCGAG ATATTTAAGGAAGAAGTATTTGATTTACTTGATCCCATTCAATCTAGAGGGGATGTGGTTTCTATTGCGAAGTCTGCTGCGCCCAGCAGAGTTCCCATTCAGATTAGGGAAACAGTGAATGGGGGAATAACATTGGCTGGAGTTACTGAGGCTGAGGTAAAGACTAAAGAAGAAATGTCATCTTATCTTTCTCGTGGTTCTCTGGCACGTGCCACTGGGAGTACAAACATGAACAGTCAGTCAAG TCGATCACATGCTATATTCACAATCACTATGGAGCAAAAGAGTGGTGATGATGTCTTGTGTGCAAAACTACATTTGGTAGACCTTGCTGGTTCTGAACGTGCAAAAAGAACTGGTGCCGATGGCATGCGTTTGAAAGAAG GCATTCATATCAACAAGGGTTTATTAGCTCTTGGGAATGTAATAAGCGCACTGGGAGATGAAAGAAAGCGAAAAGAAGGTGGCCATGTGCCATATCGGGATAGTAAACTAACAAGACTACTACAG GattctcttggaggaaacagcAAAACTGTTATGATAG CATGTGTTAGTCCTGCTGACACCAATGCTGAAGAGACATTGAACACTCTGAAGTATGCAAACCGTGCTCGCAACATTCAGAACAAGGCAGTC atTAATCGTGATCCAGTGGGAGCTCAGATGCAGAGAATGCGAAGTCAGATTGAGCAACTTCAGTCTGAGCTTCTACTCTACAAAGGTGATACTGGAGGGGCATTTGATGAACTTCAG ATTCTCAAACACAAAATATCCCTACTTGAAGCAAGCAATGCAGAATTACAGCGGGAGCTTCAAGATCGACGAGTTACTTGTGAGAGTTTAGCACAACGTGCATGTGATGCTCAG GTTGAAAAAGACCGACTGGTCATGAAAATAGAATCAATTCGAAATGGTAAATCTTGGGatgaaattgaatcaaattcaCACGAG GATTATGACCTGGTGAAATCTTATGTGTCAAAGATCCAAGATCTGGAAGGTGAATTGCAGCGTTTGAAAAATTCGAATGCAAAATCTAGACATTTTGATGACTGGGTTGACACAGATGATAGTGGATTCGGGTCAAAGAATGTTTTATTTGCATGTGGTAATGAGTACTCTTCTGATTGTGAAGCCAAATCAGTTGACATAGCAG ATGATATGGAAGATCATGCAAAGGAGATAGAACACTCTTCTCTTCAAGAAAAGTTGGATAGGGAGCTCAAAGAGTTGGATAAGAAACTTGAACAAAAGGAG gCTGAAATGAAGATGTTTAATAATGCTGATACTTCAGTTCTTAAGCATCATTATGAAAAGAAAGTTCTTGAGTTAgaacaagaaaagaaattttTGCAG AAAGAAATTGAGGAACTTAGGTGCAATCTTGCAAATATTTCATCTACTTCTGATGACGGAGCTCAAAAGTTAAAGGAGGAATATCTCCAAAAATTAAATGCTCTTGAAGCACAG gTCTCTGTGCTGAAGAAGAAACAAGAAGCTCAGGCTCAACTTTTGAGACAAAAACAGAAGAGTGATGAGGCAGCTAAACGACTGCAGGATGAGATTCACAAAATTAAATCTCATAAG gtTCAATTGCAACATAAGATTAAGCAGGAATCAGAACAATTTAGGTTATGGAAAGCTTCACGTGAGAAAGAAGTTCTCCAG CTTAAAAAAGAAGGAAGGAGGAACGAATACGAGATGCATAAGCTGTTAGCATTGAATCAGAGGCAAAAGATG GTATTACAAAGGAAGACAGAAGAAGCGTCCTTGGCTACAAAAAGGCTAAAAGAACTCTTGGAATCTCGAAAGACTTCACGTGAAA GTGCTGTAGGTGGGAATGGTCCAGGAATTCAG GCTTTGATGCAGGCAATTGAGCATGAGCTTGAAGTCACAGTCCGAGTGCATGAAGTACGTTCAGCACATGAGCGTCAAATGGAAGA GAGGGCTAAAATGGCCAACGAGATTGCTAGATTAAAGGAAGAAGCGGATATGATGAAGATGAACAATTCAAG TGATGGCGTCGTATCAATGTCTCCGGGTGCAAGAAATTCAAGGATATTTGCTCttgaaaaaatgataaattcttCTTCAACAACATTGCTCTCGATGGCATCTCAGTTGTCAGAGGCGGAAGAGCGGGAACGGGTTTTCAGTGGCAAGGGACGTTGGAACCAAGTCCGTTCCCTGGCTGAAGCTAAGAATTTGATGAATCATTTGTTCAACTTGGCATCTTCCTCTAG GTGTTTATTGCGAGATAGAGAAGTTATTTGCAGAGAGAAGGACATGGAAATCAGAGATCTAAAAGAAAAGATAGTAAGGTTGAGCTGTTCATATAGACAAGTGGAAAAGCAGAAGTCTGAACTTATTAATCAGTTGAAGTTGCTG AGTGCAATGAGATACTCTGAATCTGAGGGGTATCATGACATGAATGTCGGAGGGCATAAATATGACTTGCGCAAGATG GAAAACCGGCGATCTACAATTTTACTAGAGGATATGGATTTATCAATATCAGATACAGAATCCGATGATTATGTTCCAGAAGATGTCACTGATGATGAATGGGTACAGTCTGTGAAAAAATTACACTTTAAGAAAAGAAAGTCTAGAAGCAGTGTAAGCATGGAAAACAATCCGTCAAATATCAGTTCAGAAGATGGGAAAGATAATTCAACAGAAGGAAATGGAGGTGCATCTGGGGAAACTGCATCAGATATGTGCTGCTCTTGTAGTAAATCTTCATCTTGCAAGACAAACAAGTGCAAATGCAGAGCTATGGGTGGCACTTGTGGGAGTTCTTGTGGTTGCCTAGTATCCAAGTGTGCCAACAGATCATCAATCTCAAGTGAGGCACAAGTTGAAGGGAGTGGCAATGATTCCAGCATTGAGGAAGCAGACAAAAATCGCCTTCTTGCTGCTCAAGGTGCTGAGTTGCTTCAAGGTGCACTGGTTGAGGGGCCAGCTGATGCCCACCCTGATAATCATGGTCCAAGAAAACCCCTTTCTGATATTGGAAATACACTG GCCAAATCAAACGCCCAGAAGactaatcaaagaaagaaatggCGAAAGTCCACAGTGCCCACAGTAGTAGTTGTTCCAGATCCACCGTCCACGCAGTCAGATAATGCTGAAGTCCCCAAGAAAGAAACCAATAGCATCAGTGAACCGAACATATCTACGAATGTACCACAAAAAGTTCTCTCTTCTAGACCTGAAAATGTTCCTGCAGCCCCAAAGGTTGAGAAAAACGTAACTGAAACAGATATACCTTTGAGAATACCACGAGCTATGCGAAAACAGGCATCATCAAATGGTGGTGGTCTTCCACTGGGGGACGTGAATGGTAGTAAGCCTGAAGAATCTTTCAACAAGGAGTCTGAAGTAAGTGAAGCTAGAAGTCCACTGAAACAAAAAGGAACCCTGGAGAAAGAGAACAGTGGACGTTATTAA